A region from the Hydrogenimonas sp. genome encodes:
- a CDS encoding MoxR-like ATPase in aerotolerance operon → MNNSVEAIKKEVAKVIVGHEHLVDSMLIALLCEGHLLVEGVPGLAKTTAVNALARSLGLEFKRVQFTPDLLPSDITGTEIYDQKSGEFKIKHGPVFTNLLLADEINRAPAKVQSALLEVMQEKQVTIAEETYRVDRPFLVMATQNPVEQEGTYRLPEAQLDRFMLKVDVGYNTIEEEFEVVSRVAAKGFEPVSQVAGKEDIERMQSELADIHVDDAVQRYMLKLIFASRYPEQYGLESLREYIEFGASPRASIDLFRASRAVALIRGKDYVSPVDIGEVLHDVLRHRIVLGYRAEAAGVTGDDVIREIQKAVPLP, encoded by the coding sequence ATGAACAACAGTGTCGAAGCGATAAAAAAAGAGGTAGCGAAAGTGATAGTGGGGCATGAACATCTTGTCGACTCCATGCTTATAGCGCTTCTGTGCGAAGGGCATCTCCTCGTAGAGGGTGTGCCCGGCCTCGCCAAAACCACAGCCGTAAACGCTCTGGCCCGCTCTTTGGGGCTGGAGTTCAAACGGGTACAGTTTACACCCGACCTGCTCCCGAGCGATATAACCGGTACGGAGATCTACGATCAAAAGAGCGGGGAGTTTAAGATAAAACACGGTCCGGTCTTCACCAACCTGCTGCTTGCCGACGAGATAAACAGGGCTCCCGCCAAGGTTCAGTCCGCACTGCTGGAGGTTATGCAGGAGAAGCAGGTAACCATTGCGGAGGAGACCTACAGGGTTGACCGCCCCTTCCTGGTAATGGCGACACAGAACCCTGTGGAGCAGGAGGGAACCTATCGACTGCCAGAGGCTCAGCTGGACCGTTTCATGCTCAAAGTCGATGTGGGTTACAACACGATAGAGGAGGAGTTCGAGGTTGTCAGCCGAGTCGCGGCAAAAGGTTTCGAGCCGGTTTCGCAGGTGGCCGGCAAAGAGGATATAGAGCGGATGCAGAGCGAACTTGCCGATATTCATGTGGATGATGCGGTTCAAAGATATATGCTCAAGCTCATATTCGCCTCTCGCTACCCGGAACAGTACGGGCTGGAGAGCCTCAGGGAGTATATAGAGTTCGGTGCAAGTCCGCGCGCCTCCATCGACCTCTTCCGTGCGAGCCGCGCCGTTGCGCTCATCAGAGGCAAAGATTATGTAAGCCCGGTCGATATAGGCGAAGTGCTTCACGATGTGCTTCGGCACAGAATAGTTCTAGGCTACAGGGCCGAAGCGGCGGGAGTGACCGGTGACGATGTGATTAGAGAGATACAAAAGGCCGTTCCCCTCCCATGA
- a CDS encoding histidine kinase: MKRLLKIVKSSKIIIPVFITSLLLGAFLFYYIPYIMEEGLIKNIVRHSKNAVERLQMEREYYTLSVVRDVKKFAPQLSFDYNHEGVNGKLPFPTTTIHDLSRMYSKRSDVKFSLYSEYPFLNRKDRVLTPFQKEALKKVKENGGLYYKKDIVDGKPVLRVAVADYMVHQACVDCHNSHKLKNWPSNKWKLGDMRGVLEIMTPMGAAMNEMYQSRNRVLMASLAIMFLLFIYYTYVLIRRENQLNTEKEELSEDLKDLSESFDRYVIASKTDLDGKIIYASHRFCKITGYTQEELIGKDHSIIRHPDTPDEVYKKMWERISSDKTWAGELKNLKKNGGYYWVKAVVMPLYNHRGKKIGYTSIRQDITDKKKIEELNRNLEKRVSEEVKKNREKEKQLLHQSRLAQMGEMISMIAHQWRQPLAAISSSSLAINIKAKLGKLDKDTAIELSDKISEYSQHLSSTIDDFREFFKPNRGREETTYEALVESALSIVEISLKNKNIDTRLDLKCKATLLTYPNELKQVILNLVKNAEDALQERKIDEPCIEIKTYMEDGKAVLEVCDNAGGVPDNIIDKIFDPYFSTKPEKNGTGLGLYMSKTIIEEHCEGRLEVLNGTEGAIFRVVLEVEK; the protein is encoded by the coding sequence ATGAAAAGACTCCTGAAGATCGTAAAAAGCAGCAAGATTATCATACCTGTTTTCATAACTTCCCTGCTTCTTGGAGCGTTTCTCTTCTACTATATCCCCTACATCATGGAAGAGGGATTGATAAAAAATATAGTACGCCACTCCAAAAATGCCGTCGAGCGACTTCAGATGGAGAGGGAGTACTACACTCTCTCGGTGGTCAGGGATGTTAAGAAGTTCGCTCCTCAGCTCAGTTTCGATTACAATCACGAAGGTGTAAACGGCAAACTCCCTTTCCCTACGACGACGATTCACGACCTCAGCCGTATGTACTCCAAACGAAGCGATGTAAAATTCTCCCTCTACAGCGAGTATCCGTTTCTAAACCGCAAAGATAGAGTCCTTACACCGTTTCAGAAAGAGGCTCTCAAAAAGGTGAAAGAGAACGGCGGGCTCTATTACAAAAAGGATATAGTCGACGGCAAACCTGTACTTCGTGTAGCGGTGGCCGACTACATGGTACATCAGGCGTGTGTCGACTGCCACAACAGCCACAAACTGAAAAACTGGCCCTCGAACAAGTGGAAACTGGGAGACATGAGAGGAGTCCTCGAGATCATGACTCCAATGGGTGCAGCAATGAATGAGATGTACCAGTCGAGAAACAGGGTTTTGATGGCTTCACTGGCCATAATGTTTCTGCTTTTCATCTACTATACATACGTGCTGATCAGAAGAGAGAACCAGCTCAACACCGAAAAGGAGGAGTTGAGCGAAGATCTTAAAGATCTCTCCGAATCTTTCGACCGCTACGTTATAGCTTCAAAGACCGACTTGGACGGAAAGATAATATACGCGAGCCACAGATTCTGCAAAATAACCGGTTATACACAGGAGGAGCTGATAGGGAAGGACCACAGTATTATCCGCCACCCGGACACCCCTGATGAGGTCTACAAAAAGATGTGGGAGAGAATATCCAGCGACAAAACATGGGCAGGAGAGCTCAAAAACCTGAAAAAGAACGGAGGTTACTACTGGGTAAAAGCTGTCGTAATGCCTCTTTACAACCATCGTGGAAAGAAGATAGGCTACACCTCTATAAGACAGGATATAACCGACAAGAAGAAGATTGAAGAGCTCAACAGGAATCTGGAAAAACGTGTTTCGGAAGAGGTCAAAAAGAACAGGGAGAAGGAGAAGCAGCTTCTCCATCAATCGAGGCTAGCACAGATGGGAGAGATGATAAGCATGATAGCCCACCAGTGGCGCCAGCCTCTGGCCGCAATAAGTTCGAGCTCCTTGGCGATAAACATAAAGGCCAAACTCGGTAAACTGGACAAAGATACCGCTATTGAGCTCTCCGACAAAATCTCGGAGTACTCCCAGCATCTCAGCAGTACCATTGATGACTTCAGGGAGTTTTTCAAACCAAATCGAGGCAGGGAGGAGACTACGTACGAAGCACTTGTAGAGTCCGCTCTATCGATCGTGGAGATATCCCTTAAAAACAAAAATATAGATACCAGGCTCGATCTGAAGTGTAAGGCAACACTGCTCACCTACCCCAATGAGCTGAAACAGGTGATACTCAATCTTGTAAAAAATGCCGAAGATGCGCTTCAGGAGCGTAAAATCGACGAACCGTGCATAGAGATAAAAACCTATATGGAAGACGGTAAAGCCGTACTGGAGGTGTGCGACAACGCAGGCGGTGTTCCCGACAATATAATAGATAAGATTTTCGACCCTTATTTTTCGACAAAGCCGGAAAAAAACGGTACCGGTCTCGGGCTCTATATGTCAAAAACGATCATAGAAGAGCACTGTGAAGGGAGGCTGGAGGTTCTAAACGGAACGGAAGGGGCGATTTTCAGAGTGGTATTGGAGGTCGAAAAATGA
- a CDS encoding diguanylate cyclase/phosphodiesterase (GGDEF & EAL domains) with PAS/PAC sensor, protein MTDNIEKIISYSRGLKLLYVEDNRDAMDSTMAIFSEFFDEILPASDGMEGLEVFKKSEIDLIITDINMPRMNGLQMIKEIRDIDREIPILVLSAHNEPEYFINSIKLGVEGYLLKPIELEQFLGVLDNIVEKLYLKEEASRNLNLLRQYQEVTDAGNIVSKTDPRGIITYVNDAFCEISEYSREELIGKPHNIVRHPDNPPELFREMWNTIKRRKEIWHGVLKNRKKGGNFYYVNTTIKPILDQNGEVLEYIALRSDITDIMNPQRQLHDLVDSCTETIIVLVKIEGFDDIEKFYGHKIIQTVEEKFAGKLFEYIPKECEFERVYALGNGEYAFAKDKKICKFKADFITKRLKEFQKRVNETGISLDEIDFPVSVLVSFSYGKNALENAKYGLKELLEKKQDFIVANNLVQKEHEQAQRNLHTLKMIKRAIESEKIICHFQPIIDNETLQVEKYESLVRLIDEDDKVLSPYFFIETAKKSKYYPMITSMVIRNAFEALERTDCKISINLSALDIEKRASREEIYRLLEIHYGKAHRVVFELLEDENVKDFEQIKSFIQDVKNIGVQIAIDDFGTGYSNFERLLDYRPDILKIDGSLIKNIERSALSRSVVKAVVSFAKEQNILTVAEYVENENIFKIIKEFGIDYSQGYYFGKPETL, encoded by the coding sequence ATGACGGATAATATAGAAAAGATAATCTCCTACAGCCGCGGCCTCAAGCTTTTGTATGTCGAAGACAACCGGGATGCCATGGATTCGACAATGGCGATTTTCTCTGAATTTTTCGACGAAATTCTGCCCGCATCGGACGGTATGGAGGGGTTGGAGGTTTTTAAAAAGAGTGAAATAGACCTCATCATCACAGATATAAATATGCCGCGCATGAACGGCCTGCAGATGATAAAAGAGATTCGAGATATAGACAGGGAAATCCCCATTCTCGTTCTCTCTGCACATAATGAACCGGAGTATTTCATAAACAGCATAAAACTCGGAGTCGAAGGATACCTGCTCAAACCCATAGAGCTTGAGCAGTTTCTCGGGGTCCTCGACAATATCGTCGAAAAGCTCTATCTGAAGGAGGAGGCGTCAAGAAACCTGAACCTTTTGCGCCAATACCAGGAGGTTACCGATGCCGGAAACATCGTTTCCAAAACGGATCCGAGGGGGATAATCACCTACGTCAACGACGCTTTTTGTGAAATTTCCGAATACTCCAGGGAGGAGCTCATCGGAAAGCCTCACAACATCGTAAGACACCCCGACAACCCGCCCGAACTCTTCAGGGAGATGTGGAATACGATAAAGAGGAGAAAAGAGATTTGGCACGGTGTTTTGAAGAACAGGAAAAAGGGCGGAAACTTCTACTACGTAAATACTACTATAAAACCTATTCTGGACCAAAACGGAGAAGTACTCGAGTATATAGCCCTAAGAAGCGACATTACCGATATAATGAACCCCCAAAGGCAGCTTCACGACCTTGTGGATTCGTGCACGGAAACTATTATAGTACTTGTGAAAATAGAGGGGTTCGACGACATAGAGAAGTTTTACGGACACAAAATCATACAGACAGTAGAAGAGAAATTTGCCGGTAAACTCTTCGAGTATATCCCGAAGGAGTGCGAATTCGAGAGAGTGTACGCCCTCGGAAACGGGGAATACGCATTTGCCAAAGATAAAAAAATATGTAAATTCAAAGCCGACTTCATAACCAAACGGCTGAAAGAGTTCCAAAAAAGAGTCAACGAGACAGGTATAAGCCTGGATGAGATAGACTTCCCTGTTTCGGTGCTTGTCAGCTTCTCGTACGGTAAAAACGCCCTCGAAAACGCAAAATACGGCCTGAAAGAGCTTCTGGAGAAGAAACAGGACTTCATAGTGGCCAACAACCTGGTCCAAAAAGAGCATGAGCAGGCCCAGAGAAATCTCCATACACTGAAAATGATCAAAAGAGCTATAGAGTCCGAGAAGATCATATGCCACTTCCAACCCATTATAGACAACGAAACCCTGCAGGTAGAGAAGTATGAGTCTCTCGTCAGACTGATCGACGAAGATGATAAAGTGCTATCTCCGTACTTCTTTATAGAGACCGCCAAAAAGAGTAAATACTACCCGATGATCACCTCTATGGTTATCAGAAACGCATTCGAAGCTCTCGAGAGGACAGATTGCAAAATCTCCATCAACCTCTCGGCACTCGATATAGAAAAACGTGCAAGCCGTGAAGAGATATACAGGCTGCTGGAGATACACTACGGCAAGGCTCACAGGGTTGTTTTCGAGCTGCTGGAGGATGAAAACGTAAAAGATTTCGAACAGATAAAATCTTTTATACAGGATGTAAAAAACATAGGTGTACAGATAGCAATAGACGACTTCGGAACCGGCTACTCGAACTTCGAAAGGCTGCTCGACTACCGCCCCGATATTCTGAAGATAGACGGAAGCCTGATAAAAAACATAGAGAGAAGCGCACTTTCACGCTCAGTCGTCAAGGCTGTCGTCTCCTTCGCGAAGGAGCAGAATATTTTGACCGTGGCGGAGTACGTGGAGAACGAAAATATTTTTAAAATCATAAAAGAGTTCGGCATCGACTACTCACAGGGCTACTACTTCGGAAAACCTGAAACTCTATAG
- a CDS encoding potassium uptake protein TrkH, producing MDFKSILKLQSLIGMTLALFFLLDLVVALVYGEEYLPFLLFVTIFFLINFVTWFLLKKHELNLGIRESILSVNILWLLLGVAGAIPLLLYTPVSASSAFFEAISGFTTTGATVYSDIESLPKLILFHRSLMHWLGGMGIIVLGVGLLSVINPTGSLALFKSESTGIRMEKLTPKIKNTALSLWVVYVVLTLADILLLKMFGMGWFDAVNHAFSTVSTGGFSTKNSSLGAFESDGIVWTTTIFMLLSGINFLAHLKLYFRDFSGYGSEEVKWYLTIFFILALTLTAVHEDLGSDTLYYTIKHSFFTIASVMTTTGFATVDYGAWSNLAVAVIFVAMLIGGNAGSTAGGVKVIRYVIIYKTLFSEFKRILHPNAMISVFVDGNKMKERILSATFGFFFLYILTVAALCVYIYARGFDAMTALSGALAMVGNIGPGFSLVGPSENFAFFSDMDKIVLSIGMIVGRLECYTVFVLLSAAFWRKF from the coding sequence ATGGACTTTAAGAGCATCCTGAAACTGCAGAGCCTGATAGGGATGACCCTGGCACTCTTTTTTCTGCTCGATCTGGTTGTGGCGTTGGTATACGGGGAGGAGTATCTACCCTTTTTACTATTTGTGACTATATTTTTCCTGATCAACTTCGTTACCTGGTTTCTGCTTAAAAAACATGAGCTTAATCTCGGCATCCGGGAGAGTATACTGAGTGTTAATATACTCTGGCTTCTGCTGGGGGTCGCAGGGGCGATTCCTCTTCTGCTCTATACACCGGTGTCCGCATCTTCGGCATTTTTTGAAGCCATCAGCGGATTCACCACGACCGGAGCGACAGTCTATTCCGATATAGAGTCGCTTCCGAAACTGATCCTTTTCCACCGGAGCCTGATGCACTGGCTCGGGGGAATGGGAATAATAGTCCTGGGTGTCGGTCTGCTTTCGGTCATCAACCCGACCGGGAGCCTGGCACTTTTCAAATCGGAGTCGACCGGGATAAGGATGGAGAAGCTTACCCCGAAGATAAAAAATACGGCACTCAGCCTGTGGGTAGTCTATGTGGTGCTCACACTGGCCGACATACTGCTGCTCAAAATGTTCGGTATGGGGTGGTTCGATGCCGTAAACCACGCCTTTTCGACCGTTTCGACAGGCGGCTTCTCTACGAAAAACAGCTCCCTGGGAGCCTTTGAAAGTGACGGTATCGTATGGACTACGACAATTTTCATGCTACTCTCCGGAATAAACTTTCTTGCCCACCTGAAGCTCTATTTCCGTGACTTCAGCGGATATGGAAGCGAAGAGGTAAAGTGGTACCTGACGATATTTTTCATTCTCGCCCTGACCCTGACGGCCGTCCACGAAGATCTGGGATCGGATACGCTCTACTATACGATAAAGCACTCCTTCTTTACAATCGCATCTGTTATGACTACAACCGGATTCGCGACCGTCGATTACGGTGCGTGGAGCAACCTGGCCGTAGCCGTCATTTTCGTCGCGATGCTGATCGGCGGAAATGCCGGCTCAACGGCCGGGGGAGTCAAGGTGATCCGCTACGTCATCATATACAAAACCCTCTTTTCCGAGTTCAAGCGGATACTTCACCCGAATGCGATGATCTCGGTTTTCGTTGACGGTAACAAAATGAAAGAGCGTATTCTATCCGCTACCTTCGGTTTTTTCTTTCTCTACATTCTTACCGTAGCCGCACTCTGTGTATATATATATGCCCGGGGTTTCGACGCGATGACGGCACTCTCCGGTGCATTGGCGATGGTCGGGAACATCGGGCCCGGGTTCTCACTGGTGGGGCCGTCCGAGAACTTCGCTTTTTTCAGCGATATGGACAAAATCGTTCTCTCGATAGGGATGATTGTAGGAAGGTTGGAGTGTTATACGGTCTTCGTGCTTTTGAGTGCGGCTTTCTGGAGAAAGTTCTAG
- a CDS encoding Trk system potassium uptake protein TrkA, which produces MDIIIAGAGRVGFNLARTLCVANNVTVIDRNEEALQRLQESLDILPVHGDIENPETYRKLVDKKSDLFIAVTDLDEANLISTLIADDVIEVDRKIIRLRNEFFAKSSIRQKLGIDDAVFPMQITSRTVATLLDYPKANNVKHFKYTDFKLLSVRVGADEKERLIEPDGFALVGIEREKSFFIPEDNEPVKANDLVYLFGDERPIKELCSKLETDAPANIERCVVFGGGDLGVSIAKALVERGKDVKLVEKDIRLCRIAEESLEGEAMTISCKYGTGGLFEEEGLGYADMMVAATDNDEYNIIKSLEAREHGIKRVVAVNNEMEYYNLMHSLGIVVVRGPKMSAYNAIIESIYSGGVVTERHFCGGKGSVFLRKIFPNSELIGRTVKPPKKMKGAKGFIIRSGHLLPFTGKMEIEEGDVVTIFCTLESQKYIKEWIYGL; this is translated from the coding sequence GTGGATATCATAATAGCAGGTGCCGGAAGGGTGGGGTTCAACCTTGCACGCACATTGTGTGTTGCGAACAACGTCACTGTGATAGACCGCAATGAAGAGGCGCTGCAGCGCCTTCAGGAGAGCCTTGACATACTTCCGGTTCACGGCGATATAGAGAACCCAGAAACATACAGGAAGCTGGTAGATAAAAAGAGTGATCTCTTCATAGCCGTTACCGATCTGGATGAGGCGAATCTAATCTCCACCCTCATTGCGGATGACGTGATAGAGGTGGACCGCAAGATAATCAGGCTGCGCAACGAGTTTTTCGCGAAGAGTTCGATAAGGCAGAAGCTGGGAATAGACGATGCGGTCTTTCCGATGCAAATAACTTCCCGGACGGTTGCGACTCTGCTCGACTATCCGAAAGCGAACAATGTCAAACATTTCAAATATACCGATTTTAAACTTCTGTCGGTGCGCGTAGGGGCCGATGAGAAAGAGCGTCTCATAGAGCCCGACGGTTTTGCGTTGGTCGGGATAGAGCGTGAAAAGAGCTTCTTTATTCCCGAGGATAACGAACCTGTAAAGGCCAACGACCTGGTCTATCTTTTCGGAGACGAGAGACCTATAAAGGAGCTCTGCTCAAAACTGGAAACTGACGCTCCGGCAAATATCGAGCGCTGTGTCGTTTTCGGCGGGGGAGATCTGGGGGTTTCGATTGCGAAGGCTCTCGTGGAGCGCGGAAAGGATGTAAAGCTCGTCGAGAAAGATATACGGCTCTGCCGGATCGCCGAAGAGAGCCTGGAGGGGGAAGCGATGACCATAAGCTGCAAATACGGCACCGGCGGGCTCTTTGAAGAGGAGGGGCTCGGTTATGCAGATATGATGGTCGCCGCTACCGACAATGACGAGTACAACATAATCAAATCACTGGAGGCCAGAGAACACGGTATCAAGAGAGTGGTAGCGGTCAACAACGAGATGGAGTACTACAACCTTATGCACTCTCTCGGAATCGTCGTGGTCAGAGGACCGAAAATGAGCGCCTACAACGCGATAATAGAGAGTATATACTCCGGCGGAGTAGTTACGGAGCGCCACTTCTGCGGCGGCAAGGGGAGTGTCTTTCTACGTAAAATTTTTCCAAACTCTGAACTCATAGGCAGAACCGTAAAACCTCCGAAAAAGATGAAAGGGGCCAAAGGGTTCATAATCAGGAGCGGCCATCTTCTGCCGTTTACCGGAAAGATGGAGATCGAAGAGGGTGATGTCGTCACTATCTTTTGTACGCTCGAATCGCAGAAGTATATAAAAGAGTGGATATATGGACTTTAA
- a CDS encoding voltage-gated chloride channel: MIRKHVTEQTAIFFSVTKWVVLSSVVGVMIGAIVTLFLKTLQIAENSRSDLPFHYYYLLPFALLLTVWLVRTFAPSAEGHGTERVIDAVHKRHGKIDIAVIPVKLLATVMTIFAGGSVGKEGPGAQIGAGAASWLSDMLKFSKEDRKKLVICGISAGFASVFGTPIAGAIFGVEVLIIGVILYDVLLPSFIAGFAAFTTAQFLGIEYTYFDIRFYQSVALDIPLILQVVAAGLFFGFISDLVVTVVSLGHKYIKKIPAHPYVIAFLGGAVLVALALLFTDRYLGLGLETIKDTLNPDPYFSKDLPWYAFLLKTVFTSITLGVGGSGGIITPIFYIGATSGHLFGQLTGGEHLALFAALGFVSVLAGSTNTPIAATIMAVELFGLEIAHYAALSAVISFLITGHRSVFTSQILAMKKSEMLEVKVGEVIENAEVDLEETEIGRIRDVKERIRRRREKLKEKRAGKLLSKKTQIPK; the protein is encoded by the coding sequence ATGATACGTAAGCACGTTACCGAACAGACAGCTATATTTTTCTCTGTTACCAAGTGGGTTGTTCTCTCCTCTGTTGTGGGAGTGATGATAGGGGCTATAGTCACCCTTTTTCTCAAAACTCTCCAGATCGCGGAGAACAGCCGGTCGGACCTTCCGTTTCACTACTATTATCTTCTGCCGTTCGCTCTTCTTCTGACGGTCTGGCTCGTTCGGACCTTCGCACCGAGTGCGGAGGGGCACGGAACGGAGAGGGTGATAGATGCGGTACACAAAAGGCACGGAAAAATTGATATAGCGGTAATACCGGTAAAGCTGCTTGCGACTGTAATGACCATATTTGCCGGAGGTTCGGTCGGGAAAGAGGGTCCCGGGGCCCAGATAGGCGCCGGCGCGGCATCGTGGCTATCCGATATGCTCAAATTTTCAAAAGAGGATAGGAAAAAGCTCGTCATCTGCGGTATAAGCGCGGGCTTCGCATCCGTGTTCGGCACACCGATAGCGGGTGCCATCTTCGGTGTCGAGGTGCTTATAATCGGCGTCATTCTGTATGACGTGCTTCTTCCATCTTTCATAGCCGGTTTCGCCGCATTCACCACGGCGCAGTTTCTGGGTATCGAATATACATATTTCGATATCCGTTTCTACCAGAGTGTGGCACTGGATATCCCTCTTATCCTGCAGGTTGTCGCTGCCGGACTCTTTTTCGGCTTTATCTCCGACCTGGTTGTAACCGTCGTAAGTCTGGGGCACAAATATATAAAAAAGATTCCGGCACACCCTTACGTTATCGCCTTCTTAGGAGGTGCGGTTCTGGTCGCTCTCGCACTTCTGTTCACCGACAGATACCTCGGGCTCGGGCTCGAAACGATCAAAGATACTCTAAACCCCGACCCCTATTTCAGCAAGGATCTGCCGTGGTACGCTTTTTTGCTGAAGACGGTTTTCACATCCATAACTCTAGGTGTAGGCGGCAGCGGCGGGATAATAACGCCGATATTCTATATTGGGGCCACCAGCGGCCACCTCTTCGGCCAGCTTACCGGAGGGGAGCATCTGGCACTGTTCGCGGCTCTCGGTTTTGTAAGCGTACTTGCGGGCTCTACGAACACACCCATAGCCGCTACTATCATGGCTGTCGAGCTTTTCGGTCTGGAGATAGCCCATTACGCCGCTTTGAGCGCCGTCATAAGCTTCCTTATCACCGGGCACAGAAGTGTATTCACTTCCCAGATACTTGCGATGAAAAAGTCGGAAATGCTTGAAGTCAAGGTGGGGGAGGTGATCGAAAATGCCGAAGTCGATCTGGAAGAGACGGAAATAGGACGCATTAGAGATGTGAAAGAGCGGATCAGGCGCAGAAGGGAAAAACTGAAAGAGAAGAGGGCGGGGAAACTTCTCTCGAAGAAAACCCAAATCCCGAAATAG
- a CDS encoding mechanosensitive ion channel, which translates to MKRFLLYLLTLTLLFAASGFWETVIEIEKRFYQPKGQKPALTKEVNATKELEKLDAASMVDERVSMFNQLISSLKEKPYDVNRPDNPFFNPSEAGREHAKLVARIGVNREYGYDAAVTRDKIALKVLETKEHIYRFFVRLAREWTSMDDKSLKSAIEEELIYLKSVETGKFKIAYEKASASKDKISAEIVRNYLELEMHTSFYGDFLNYLRSNPSLLHYRSLTAMFKLDEIIEKLNGIELFAKLNTYLRYIHLDMGRIIIFFLIMLFAWGASFVIYYRLYSFLKMQILKKRDRIDELLLANLDGIRKPLYLLVLAFGFELGLEVLLYPKPMAESVGLLFYAFYLSIGAYISIVVIDSLFFDYLVKHGELKNRQMRQELINLVLSVLKITVVMIAIFMLLVKMGVNITGLLASLGIGGLAIALAAQNTLSNFFGLLKIIFDNSFSQGDWIETKDIEGTVVEIGFISTFIRTFDNALITVPNATLANTPLKNWSKRTVGRRIKMYIGVTYGSKRENLTKALEEIKEMLIAHPGIATPQKIDTGVIKRRSKREKKLISAEDKYGVKTTLLVYLDEFADSSVNILIYSFTKTVKWEEWLEIKQDVLLKIWEILDRNGLEFAFPSESLYFDPENIEKSFKNIAEKAGNSTEIQS; encoded by the coding sequence ATGAAGCGGTTTCTTCTCTATCTCCTGACTCTTACCCTCCTCTTTGCGGCTTCAGGCTTCTGGGAGACTGTTATAGAGATAGAAAAGAGGTTTTACCAACCCAAAGGGCAGAAACCGGCACTCACCAAAGAGGTAAACGCTACTAAAGAGCTTGAGAAGCTCGACGCCGCGTCGATGGTAGACGAGCGGGTCTCGATGTTCAATCAGCTGATATCGTCGTTGAAAGAGAAGCCTTACGATGTGAATAGACCGGACAACCCCTTTTTCAACCCGTCCGAAGCCGGAAGAGAGCATGCGAAACTGGTCGCACGCATAGGTGTGAACAGGGAGTATGGATACGATGCTGCGGTTACAAGAGACAAAATAGCCCTCAAGGTACTCGAGACCAAAGAGCATATCTACCGCTTTTTCGTCCGGCTCGCCCGCGAGTGGACCTCGATGGACGACAAATCTCTAAAGAGCGCCATTGAAGAGGAGTTGATATATCTAAAAAGCGTTGAAACGGGGAAATTCAAAATAGCATACGAAAAGGCCTCCGCTTCGAAGGACAAAATTTCGGCAGAGATAGTCCGCAACTATCTGGAGCTCGAAATGCACACTTCGTTCTACGGCGATTTCCTAAACTATCTCCGCTCCAACCCCTCTCTGCTTCACTACAGATCTTTGACGGCGATGTTCAAGTTGGACGAGATAATAGAGAAGCTCAACGGCATAGAGCTCTTCGCGAAGCTCAACACCTATCTGAGGTATATACACCTGGATATGGGTCGAATTATCATCTTCTTCCTTATAATGCTGTTTGCGTGGGGTGCAAGCTTCGTTATCTACTACAGGCTCTATTCCTTTCTCAAGATGCAGATATTGAAGAAGAGAGACCGAATAGACGAGCTTCTGCTGGCGAATCTGGATGGGATAAGGAAGCCTCTATACCTGCTTGTGCTCGCGTTCGGTTTCGAGCTGGGCCTCGAAGTTCTGCTCTACCCAAAGCCTATGGCAGAAAGCGTCGGGCTCCTCTTTTACGCCTTCTACCTCTCGATAGGCGCCTATATATCGATAGTGGTGATAGACAGCCTCTTTTTCGACTACCTTGTAAAACATGGAGAGCTGAAAAACAGACAGATGCGTCAGGAGCTTATAAACCTGGTGCTTTCTGTTCTGAAGATAACCGTTGTAATGATAGCGATATTCATGCTCCTTGTGAAGATGGGAGTCAACATAACCGGTCTGCTCGCTTCTTTGGGTATCGGCGGTCTCGCAATAGCGCTAGCCGCACAGAACACATTGAGCAATTTTTTCGGACTTTTGAAGATCATCTTCGACAACTCCTTTTCGCAGGGTGACTGGATTGAGACCAAAGATATCGAAGGTACGGTAGTGGAGATAGGCTTTATAAGTACCTTTATCAGGACATTCGACAATGCGCTCATTACCGTTCCTAACGCAACCCTCGCGAATACTCCCCTGAAGAACTGGAGCAAACGTACGGTAGGCCGCCGTATCAAGATGTATATAGGAGTCACATACGGATCGAAGCGTGAAAACCTCACAAAAGCGCTTGAAGAGATAAAGGAGATGCTCATCGCTCACCCCGGTATAGCCACCCCGCAAAAGATCGATACCGGAGTTATAAAGAGACGCTCCAAGAGGGAGAAGAAACTGATCTCCGCAGAGGACAAGTACGGTGTCAAAACGACGCTGCTGGTCTATCTCGACGAATTCGCCGACTCTTCGGTGAATATACTGATATACTCCTTTACAAAAACGGTGAAATGGGAGGAGTGGTTGGAGATCAAGCAGGATGTGCTTCTTAAAATATGGGAGATTCTGGATCGTAACGGGCTCGAATTCGCTTTCCCCTCCGAGTCGCTCTATTTCGATCCGGAAAATATCGAGAAGAGTTTCAAAAATATTGCCGAAAAGGCCGGAAATAGTACGGAAATCCAAAGCTAA